Proteins found in one Dermacentor silvarum isolate Dsil-2018 chromosome 8, BIME_Dsil_1.4, whole genome shotgun sequence genomic segment:
- the LOC119460568 gene encoding probable 28S ribosomal protein S6, mitochondrial yields the protein MPAYEMTMILRKMAKPELTSALKRMGEYVLKNGAILRYIQNLGTKELPLKMSRHGRTNWHGSYFLFRFDASPELTVALRGEIKRDVDIIRATFITLSPPKTIQCTLEEEMQPPAYRPSVQALMAQSQVKKKQIFEKHTDGPV from the exons ATGCCAGCATACGAAATGACTATGATTTTACGTAAAATGGCGAAA CCGGAGCTCACCAGTGCGCTCAAACGCATGGGTGAATATGTACTGAAAAACGGAGCGATCCTTCGCTACATCCAAAACCTAGGCACGAAGGAACTTCCTCTCAAGATGAGCAGACATGGTCGGACGAATTGGCACGGAAG CTACTTTCTTTTTCGGTTTGATGCATCACCGGAGCTTACAGTGGCATTGCGTGGAGAGATCAAACGAGACGTGGACATTATTCGTGCCACCTTCATCACGCTTTCACCGCCAAAGACTATCCAGTGCACACTCGAAGAAGAGATGCAGCCACCTGCCTACCGACCCAGCGTGCAGGCACTCATGGCACAGAGCCAGGTGAAGAAGAAACAGATCTTCGAAAAACACACAGACGGTCCAGTCTGA
- the LOC119460570 gene encoding myophilin has product MAEHRATKSGLAAEAHSKIQSKYDPELAGQLLAWVKDVTGQDINTSGDMDNFYETLKDGVLLCHLVNSIKAGSIPEKKINQSKMAFKCMENINLFLEHARQMGVPAQETFQTVDLWEKQNLLSVSICLQSLARKAPKFGVKGMGPKEAEANVRNFSEEQLKAGQNVISLQYGSNKGATQSGINFGNTRHM; this is encoded by the exons ATCCAGTCCAAGTATGACCCGGAGCTGGCGGGCCAACTGCTTGCCTGGGTAAAGGATGTCACAGGTCAGGACATCAACACCTCCGGTGACATGGACAACTTCTATGAAACACTCAAGGATGGCGTTCTCCTCTGCCA CCTGGTAAATTCAATCAAGGCGGGCAGCATCCCGGAGAAGAAGATCAATCAGAGCAAGATGGCTTTCAAATGTATGGAGAACATCAACCTGTTTCTGGAGCATGCGCGGCAGATGGGTGTTCCTGCCCAGGAGACCTTCCAGACTGTCGACCTCTGGGAGAAGCAGAACCTGCTCTCGGTCTCAATCTGCCTGCAGTCACTGGCCAGAAAG GCACCCAAGTTTGGTGTCAAAGGCATGGGACCTAAGGAGGCAGAAGCAAATGTTCGCAACTTCAGTGAGGAGCAGCTGAAGGCCGGTCAAAATGTTATCAGTCTCCAGTATGGATCCAACAAGGGTGCTACACAAAGTGGCATCAACTTTGGCAACACCCGCCACATGTAA